One Pseudonocardia abyssalis DNA segment encodes these proteins:
- a CDS encoding PA containing protein: MSNDSIQSFDRMRGMLVRAAEIRDSEQQQIFDSLDEIHARLAALDALGTVRKRLTELPDRTEVSVLAERLDETVAKLDAQDATLASVMRALEALPDKLAKPFAQLDGRLDGMAGRMEGISGRMDGLDDRLGGLHKRLDDLDNRLDRHEMRLDAMPSSVGTPIKERIEGIERVVREQLDGASRAFDETGEGLRNLLGDTSVGLHRRLEDLAGRPAVDPTEPLDGLAARLESLAARLDAVDQAVTDRLESLDKAVDGRFGSLDGRLDEKLARLDAVLVERPDAAEVRALVERANEESERRNGGQLDEAMATFAELILGRGGQPQSPPPPPRPTQRRSSRKVTVKSPNGASAGDTVTDDPDDD, translated from the coding sequence ATGAGCAATGACTCGATCCAGTCGTTCGACCGCATGCGCGGAATGCTCGTGCGCGCTGCGGAGATCCGCGACAGCGAGCAGCAGCAGATCTTCGACTCCCTCGACGAGATCCACGCCCGGCTCGCCGCGCTCGACGCGCTCGGCACCGTGCGCAAGCGGCTCACCGAGCTGCCCGACCGCACCGAGGTCAGCGTCCTCGCCGAGCGCCTCGACGAGACCGTCGCCAAGCTCGACGCCCAGGACGCCACGCTCGCCTCGGTGATGCGGGCCCTGGAGGCGCTGCCCGACAAGCTCGCCAAGCCGTTCGCCCAGCTCGACGGCCGCCTCGACGGCATGGCCGGGCGCATGGAGGGCATCTCCGGGCGCATGGACGGTCTCGACGACCGCCTCGGCGGCCTGCACAAGCGCCTCGACGACCTCGACAACCGCCTCGACCGCCACGAGATGCGCCTCGACGCGATGCCGTCCTCGGTCGGCACCCCGATCAAGGAGCGGATCGAGGGCATCGAGCGCGTCGTCCGCGAGCAGCTCGACGGCGCCTCCCGCGCGTTCGACGAGACCGGCGAGGGCCTGCGCAACCTGCTCGGCGACACCAGCGTCGGCCTGCACCGCCGCCTGGAGGACCTGGCCGGGCGCCCCGCCGTCGACCCGACGGAGCCGCTCGACGGCCTCGCCGCCCGCCTGGAGTCGCTCGCGGCCCGGCTCGACGCGGTCGACCAGGCCGTCACCGACCGGCTGGAGTCGCTCGACAAGGCGGTCGACGGCAGGTTCGGCTCCCTCGACGGCCGCCTCGACGAGAAGCTCGCCCGCCTCGACGCCGTGCTGGTCGAGCGCCCCGACGCCGCCGAGGTGCGCGCGCTGGTGGAGCGGGCCAACGAGGAGTCCGAGCGGCGCAACGGCGGGCAGCTCGACGAGGCCATGGCCACGTTCGCCGAGCTCATCCTGGGCCGCGGCGGCCAGCCCCAGTCCCCGCCCCCGCCGCCCCGCCCGACCCAGCGGCGCTCGTCGCGCAAGGTCACGGTGAAGTCGCCGAACGGGGCGAGTGCGGGCGACACGGTCACCGACGACCCCGACGACGACTGA
- a CDS encoding adenosine deaminase gives MPVPLNLETVRDAPKVLLHDHLDGGLRPATVVELADAVGYGPLPTVDVPALGRWFLDAAHSGSLVRYLETFGHTVGVMQTADALVRVAAECAEDLADDGVVYAEVRFAPELHVEGGLELPAVVEAVLEGFRVGSGRAAERGRRIRVGCLLTAMRHAARSREIAELAIRYRDTGVVGFDIAGAEAGFPPTRHLDAFEYVRQQNGHFTIHAGEAFGLPSIWEALQWCGADRLGHGVRIVDDITVDDNGDATLGRLAAYVRDMRIPLEMCPTSNLHTGATRSPAEHPIGLLAKLRFRVTVNTDNRLMSDISMSRELAGLAETFGYTWADLQWFTVNAMKSAFIGFDERLALINDVIKPGYAALQA, from the coding sequence GTGCCCGTACCCCTGAACCTCGAGACCGTCCGCGACGCACCCAAGGTACTGCTCCACGACCACCTCGACGGTGGATTGCGCCCGGCCACGGTGGTCGAGCTCGCCGACGCCGTCGGTTACGGCCCGCTACCGACCGTCGACGTTCCGGCGCTGGGCCGCTGGTTCCTCGACGCCGCGCACTCCGGGTCACTCGTGCGCTATCTGGAGACGTTCGGGCACACCGTCGGCGTGATGCAGACCGCCGACGCGCTGGTCCGCGTCGCCGCCGAGTGCGCCGAGGACCTCGCCGACGACGGCGTCGTCTACGCCGAGGTGCGCTTCGCCCCCGAACTGCACGTGGAGGGCGGCCTGGAGCTGCCCGCGGTCGTGGAGGCGGTGCTGGAGGGCTTCCGCGTCGGCAGCGGGCGGGCGGCGGAGCGGGGGCGCCGGATCCGGGTCGGCTGCCTGCTGACGGCCATGCGGCACGCCGCGCGGTCCCGGGAGATCGCCGAGCTGGCGATCCGCTACCGCGACACCGGCGTCGTCGGCTTCGACATCGCGGGCGCCGAGGCCGGGTTCCCGCCCACGCGCCACCTCGACGCGTTCGAGTACGTCCGCCAGCAGAACGGGCACTTCACGATCCATGCGGGCGAGGCGTTCGGGCTGCCGTCGATCTGGGAGGCGCTGCAGTGGTGCGGGGCCGACCGGCTCGGGCACGGCGTCCGGATCGTCGACGACATCACCGTCGACGACAACGGCGACGCCACCCTCGGCCGCCTCGCCGCGTACGTCCGGGACATGCGGATCCCGCTGGAGATGTGCCCGACCTCGAACCTGCACACGGGCGCGACGAGGTCGCCGGCCGAGCACCCGATCGGCCTCCTGGCGAAGCTGCGGTTCCGGGTCACGGTCAACACCGACAACCGGCTGATGTCCGACATCTCGATGAGCCGGGAGCTGGCCGGGCTCGCCGAGACCTTCGGCTACACCTGGGCCGATCTGCAGTGGTTCACCGTCAACGCCATGAAGTCGGCGTTCATCGGGTTCGACGAGCGGCTGGCGCTGATCAACGACGTGATCAAGCCGGGGTACGCGGCCCTGCAGGCCTAG
- a CDS encoding primosomal protein, with translation MASDIVPIQLSLTEGDLVTLWAPRWREDGEEWEAFLGDDDALFAFPEVPQLAAFVRTVLEHDLIDHPSWSVVPDLTVAELTPEDTQTYDVIGVPELVAEDADQWTIGELGEIVDMLRSIADVCGLDVVTEVLDSAPGFGLLRQGTLPFVGREGGRQWTELADVVAARWDDVIDALDDLVDTPEVDAAALAAAEKEVTAAVVPVEDTDAVAPADDTDDADDAEEPTGFWDEVGIHPIRITTRDGEFVSLRCFLDDKPVFLGSGGAVEVFGSERALARWIGEDGADGHDLTVASTWPDVVAKATVGELEVEVHELDTYVLTGLADDIAEGVGAVDATQLEQAIELIRDVGEWAGDDEPAEALAENQPLGWLVSFVVRPNPTRLAPSAPFDRESARFRELVEDLSGRLHQN, from the coding sequence GTGGCCAGCGACATCGTCCCGATCCAGCTCTCCCTCACCGAGGGCGACCTCGTCACGCTGTGGGCGCCGCGGTGGCGCGAGGACGGCGAGGAGTGGGAGGCCTTCCTCGGCGACGACGACGCGCTGTTCGCCTTCCCCGAGGTGCCGCAGCTCGCGGCGTTCGTCCGCACGGTCCTCGAGCACGACCTGATCGACCACCCCTCGTGGTCGGTCGTGCCGGACCTCACCGTCGCCGAGCTGACACCCGAGGACACCCAGACCTACGACGTCATCGGCGTGCCCGAGCTGGTCGCCGAGGACGCCGACCAGTGGACGATCGGCGAGCTGGGCGAGATCGTCGACATGCTGCGCTCGATCGCCGACGTCTGCGGGCTCGACGTCGTCACCGAGGTGCTCGACTCCGCGCCCGGGTTCGGGCTGCTCCGCCAGGGCACGTTGCCGTTCGTCGGCCGCGAGGGCGGGCGGCAGTGGACCGAGCTGGCCGATGTGGTCGCCGCGCGGTGGGACGACGTGATCGACGCCCTCGACGACCTCGTCGACACCCCCGAGGTCGACGCCGCGGCCCTCGCCGCGGCGGAGAAGGAGGTGACCGCGGCCGTCGTGCCCGTCGAGGACACCGACGCGGTCGCGCCCGCCGACGACACCGACGACGCCGACGACGCCGAGGAGCCGACGGGCTTCTGGGACGAGGTCGGCATCCACCCGATCCGGATCACCACCCGCGACGGGGAGTTCGTGTCGCTGCGCTGCTTCCTCGACGACAAGCCGGTGTTCCTGGGCAGCGGCGGCGCCGTCGAGGTGTTCGGCAGCGAGCGCGCGCTGGCCCGCTGGATCGGCGAGGACGGCGCGGACGGCCACGACCTCACGGTCGCGTCCACGTGGCCCGACGTCGTCGCGAAGGCCACGGTGGGCGAGCTGGAGGTCGAGGTCCACGAGCTCGACACCTACGTTCTCACCGGGCTGGCCGACGACATCGCCGAAGGCGTCGGCGCCGTCGACGCGACGCAGCTGGAGCAGGCCATCGAGCTGATCCGCGACGTCGGCGAGTGGGCGGGCGACGACGAGCCAGCCGAGGCGCTGGCGGAGAACCAGCCGCTGGGCTGGCTCGTGTCGTTCGTGGTGCGCCCGAACCCGACCCGCCTGGCCCCGAGCGCCCCGTTCGACCGGGAGTCGGCGCGGTTCCGCGAGCTCGTCGAGGACCTGTCCGGGCGCCTGCACCAGAACTAG
- a CDS encoding aldehyde dehydrogenase family protein: MTLSPPTDGRLPVAKTFKLYLGGAFPRSESGRVYPVSDTKGRLLAHAAQASRKDVRDAVGAARGAFGGWSGATAYNRGQVLYRVAEMLQARHDQFVDDVLAAEGGTRRKASGLVDAAIDRWVWYAGWTDKIAAVLGSVNPVAGPMVNWSAPEPTGVVGVLAPQASSLLGLVDVVAPVLAAGCTAVVVASQERPLPAVGLGEVLATSDVPGGVVNILTGSTAELAPWLAAHGDVHALDLVGAPEGIAVECERAAAGTVKRVLPRPATEPDPVRVPGISRLRAFTEIKTVWHPVGR; the protein is encoded by the coding sequence GTGACGCTCAGCCCCCCCACCGACGGCCGCCTCCCCGTGGCCAAGACGTTCAAGCTGTACCTGGGCGGGGCGTTCCCGCGATCGGAGTCCGGCCGCGTCTACCCCGTCTCCGACACCAAGGGCCGGTTGCTCGCCCACGCCGCGCAGGCGAGCCGCAAGGACGTCCGCGACGCCGTCGGTGCCGCCCGGGGTGCGTTCGGTGGATGGTCCGGGGCCACCGCGTACAACCGCGGGCAGGTCCTCTACCGCGTCGCGGAGATGCTGCAGGCCCGCCACGACCAGTTCGTCGACGACGTGCTGGCGGCCGAGGGCGGCACCCGCCGGAAGGCCTCGGGTCTCGTCGACGCCGCGATCGACCGTTGGGTCTGGTACGCGGGCTGGACCGACAAGATCGCCGCGGTGCTCGGCTCGGTCAACCCGGTCGCGGGGCCGATGGTGAACTGGTCCGCCCCGGAGCCGACGGGCGTGGTCGGCGTGCTCGCACCGCAGGCGTCGTCGCTGCTGGGTCTCGTCGACGTCGTCGCGCCCGTCCTCGCCGCCGGCTGCACCGCAGTGGTGGTGGCGTCGCAGGAGCGCCCGCTGCCCGCCGTCGGGCTCGGCGAGGTGCTGGCCACCTCCGACGTCCCGGGCGGCGTCGTCAACATCCTCACCGGGTCCACCGCGGAGCTGGCGCCCTGGCTGGCCGCGCACGGCGACGTCCACGCGCTCGACCTCGTCGGCGCACCGGAGGGCATCGCGGTCGAGTGCGAGCGCGCCGCGGCCGGCACCGTGAAGCGGGTGCTGCCCCGCCCGGCCACCGAACCGGACCCGGTTCGCGTACCGGGCATCTCGCGGCTGCGCGCGTTCACCGAGATCAAGACGGTCTGGCACCCGGTCGGTCGCTGA
- a CDS encoding aldehyde dehydrogenase family protein, whose translation MTTWDYAPAPESAALANLQPSYRPFVDGAFVDGGGQALTTVNPATEEVLAEVGTASAQDVDRAVAAARRAFEKTWGPMPGAERAKYLYRIARIVAERSRELAVLETLDNGKPIRESRDVDVPTASAHLFHHAGWADKLGYAGLGPDPKPVGVVGAVIPWNFPLLMAAWKIAPALACGNTIVLKPAETTPLTALVLAEIAAEAGLPAGVLNVLPGAGDVGAALVGHAGLDKVAFTGSTDVGKEIQRTLAGTGRRLTLELGGKAANIVYDDAAIDQAVEGVVDGIFFNQGHVCCAGSRLLVQESIAEEFSELLLRRIETLRVGDPLDKNTDVGAINSRAQLERIVDLAAAGDAEGAVRWTSACPLPERGLYFPPTVFSGVEQTMRVAREEIFGPVLSVLTFRTPEEAVAKANNTPYGLSAGIWTEKGAKAMWTAQRLRAGVVWTNTFNRFDPASPFGGYRESGFGREGGRAGLEAYLSA comes from the coding sequence ATGACCACCTGGGACTACGCCCCCGCGCCCGAGTCCGCGGCGCTCGCGAACCTACAGCCCTCCTACCGGCCCTTCGTCGACGGCGCGTTCGTCGACGGGGGCGGCCAGGCGCTCACGACCGTCAACCCGGCGACCGAGGAGGTGCTCGCCGAGGTCGGTACGGCGTCGGCCCAGGACGTCGACCGGGCCGTCGCCGCCGCCCGTCGGGCGTTCGAGAAGACCTGGGGCCCGATGCCGGGCGCCGAGCGGGCCAAGTACCTCTACCGGATCGCCCGGATCGTCGCCGAGCGCTCCCGCGAGCTGGCCGTGCTGGAGACGCTCGACAACGGCAAGCCGATCCGCGAGTCCCGCGACGTCGACGTGCCCACCGCGTCCGCGCACCTGTTCCACCACGCCGGCTGGGCCGACAAGCTCGGCTACGCCGGGCTGGGCCCCGACCCGAAGCCGGTCGGCGTCGTCGGCGCGGTCATCCCGTGGAACTTCCCGCTGCTGATGGCCGCCTGGAAGATCGCCCCCGCGCTCGCGTGCGGCAACACGATCGTCCTCAAGCCCGCCGAGACCACCCCGCTCACCGCACTGGTCCTCGCGGAGATCGCCGCCGAGGCCGGGCTGCCCGCGGGGGTGCTCAACGTGCTGCCCGGGGCGGGCGACGTCGGCGCGGCGCTCGTCGGGCACGCCGGGCTCGACAAGGTGGCGTTCACCGGCTCCACCGACGTCGGCAAGGAGATCCAGCGGACGCTCGCGGGCACCGGTCGCCGCCTCACCCTGGAGCTCGGCGGCAAGGCGGCCAACATCGTCTACGACGACGCCGCGATCGACCAGGCCGTCGAGGGCGTCGTCGACGGGATCTTCTTCAACCAGGGCCACGTCTGCTGCGCCGGGTCGCGGCTGCTGGTGCAGGAGTCGATCGCCGAGGAGTTCTCCGAGCTGCTGCTGCGCCGGATCGAGACGCTGCGCGTCGGCGATCCGCTGGACAAGAACACCGATGTCGGCGCGATCAACTCCCGCGCCCAGCTGGAGCGGATCGTCGACCTCGCCGCGGCGGGCGACGCCGAGGGCGCGGTGCGCTGGACCAGCGCCTGCCCGCTCCCCGAGCGCGGGCTGTACTTCCCGCCCACCGTGTTCTCCGGCGTCGAGCAGACGATGCGGGTGGCCCGGGAGGAGATCTTCGGCCCGGTGCTCTCGGTCCTCACGTTCCGCACCCCGGAGGAGGCCGTCGCGAAGGCCAACAACACGCCGTACGGCCTGTCGGCGGGGATCTGGACGGAGAAGGGGGCGAAGGCGATGTGGACCGCGCAGCGCCTGCGCGCCGGGGTGGTCTGGACCAACACCTTCAACCGCTTCGACCCCGCCTCCCCCTTCGGGGGCTACCGGGAGTCCGGCTTCGGTCGTGAGGGCGGACGCGCGGGCCTGGAGGCCTACCTCTCCGCCTGA
- the deoC gene encoding deoxyribose-phosphate aldolase, which translates to MTTTVPAPRASLDLADAVRDDGSLRRFLRGLPGVDQVGLERRSATLATRSIKKESKLQALDMAISMIDLTTLEGSDTPGKVRSLCVQARRPDPDHPDVPPVAAVCVYPDLAGTAVDALRGSDVAVAAVATAFPAGRSSRAVKLADTALAVDAGASEIDMVIDRGAWLTGRYGQVYDEIVAVKAACGSAHLKVILETGELAGYDDVRRASWLALLAGADVIKTSTGKISPAATLPVVQVMLHAVRDWHRATGELRGVKAAGGIRTSKDAIRHLVAVNEVAGPQWLTPDLFRFGASSLLTDLLRQRRTQALGHYENTDRIGTA; encoded by the coding sequence GTGACGACGACCGTTCCGGCCCCGCGGGCCTCGCTGGATCTGGCCGACGCCGTGCGTGACGACGGGTCGCTGCGCCGGTTCCTGCGCGGCCTGCCCGGCGTCGACCAGGTGGGCCTCGAACGCCGCTCGGCGACGCTGGCCACCCGCAGCATCAAGAAGGAATCCAAGCTCCAGGCGCTCGACATGGCGATCTCGATGATCGACCTGACGACGCTGGAGGGCTCCGACACCCCGGGCAAGGTCCGTTCCCTGTGCGTCCAGGCGCGCCGCCCGGACCCCGACCATCCCGACGTGCCGCCGGTCGCGGCCGTCTGCGTCTACCCCGACCTCGCCGGCACGGCCGTCGACGCCCTGCGCGGGTCGGACGTCGCCGTCGCCGCGGTCGCCACCGCGTTCCCGGCCGGGCGCTCGTCGCGCGCGGTGAAGCTCGCCGACACCGCCCTCGCCGTCGACGCGGGTGCGTCCGAGATCGACATGGTGATCGACCGCGGCGCCTGGCTGACCGGCCGCTACGGCCAGGTGTACGACGAGATCGTCGCGGTGAAGGCCGCCTGCGGGTCCGCCCACCTCAAGGTCATCCTGGAGACCGGCGAGCTCGCCGGCTACGACGACGTGCGCCGCGCGTCCTGGCTCGCCCTGCTCGCGGGCGCCGACGTCATCAAGACCTCCACCGGCAAGATCTCCCCCGCGGCCACGCTGCCGGTCGTGCAGGTGATGCTGCACGCCGTCCGCGACTGGCACCGGGCCACCGGCGAGCTGCGCGGGGTCAAGGCCGCGGGCGGGATCCGCACGAGCAAGGACGCGATCCGGCACCTGGTGGCGGTCAACGAGGTCGCCGGACCGCAGTGGCTGACGCCGGACCTGTTCCGGTTCGGCGCGTCGTCGCTGCTCACCGACCTGCTCCGGCAACGCCGCACCCAGGCGCTCGGACACTACGAGAACACCGACCGGATCGGCACGGCCTGA
- a CDS encoding molybdopterin-dependent oxidoreductase — MTTTATGVLAFATGDPGSARWTTGVHGVSGLGLLVLVPAKSRIARRGLRRPGRSRKVIGWMFVVLVGLAVGSGVLHALWGWDPVVLGLLPMQIHVGAAVGVVVLLVAHLRVHRRRPLLRRTDLDRRRALLGTGVVAGSALLWFVAPGRDRRETGSHEVTTVPVTQWMFDPVPRLPDRPLRTPGGEVDLAALPSTSVRAVLDCTGGWYSEQQWRGVSVSALGLPASASIDVVSATGYRRRFPASEAGSLLLATHLAGRLLSAGHGAPVRLVAPGRRGFWWVKWVVAVEVVDEPSWWQPPFPLQ; from the coding sequence GTGACGACCACGGCCACGGGTGTGCTCGCCTTCGCCACGGGGGATCCGGGGTCCGCCCGGTGGACCACGGGTGTCCACGGGGTGTCCGGACTCGGCCTGCTGGTGCTCGTCCCGGCCAAGTCGCGCATCGCCCGTCGGGGGCTGCGCCGGCCCGGACGGTCGCGCAAGGTGATCGGCTGGATGTTCGTGGTGCTCGTGGGCCTGGCGGTCGGCAGCGGGGTCCTGCACGCGCTGTGGGGCTGGGACCCGGTCGTGCTCGGGCTGCTGCCGATGCAGATCCACGTCGGCGCCGCGGTCGGGGTCGTCGTGCTGCTGGTGGCGCACCTGCGGGTGCACCGCAGGCGGCCCCTGCTGCGTCGCACCGACCTCGACCGCCGACGCGCGCTGCTGGGCACCGGGGTCGTCGCGGGCTCGGCGCTGCTCTGGTTCGTCGCGCCGGGGCGGGACCGCCGCGAGACCGGGTCGCACGAGGTCACGACCGTCCCCGTCACGCAGTGGATGTTCGACCCGGTGCCGCGCCTGCCCGACCGCCCGCTGCGCACGCCCGGCGGGGAGGTCGATCTCGCGGCCCTGCCGTCGACGTCGGTCCGCGCAGTCCTCGACTGCACCGGCGGCTGGTACTCCGAGCAGCAGTGGCGTGGCGTGTCGGTCTCCGCGCTGGGGCTCCCGGCGTCCGCGTCGATCGACGTCGTGTCGGCCACCGGGTACCGCCGGCGCTTCCCGGCGTCGGAGGCCGGGTCGCTGCTGCTCGCCACGCACCTGGCCGGGCGGCTTCTCTCCGCGGGGCACGGCGCTCCGGTGCGGCTGGTCGCGCCCGGGCGGCGCGGGTTCTGGTGGGTGAAGTGGGTGGTGGCCGTCGAGGTCGTCGACGAGCCGTCGTGGTGGCAGCCGCCGTTCCCGCTGCAGTAG
- a CDS encoding fibronectin type III-like domain-contianing protein, with translation MTDPVPPDAPRAPRSPRSPRSPWSRAVRDLVAAMTLEEKAAQTSATVLPATDDGAAPVPGIGIVYVPTSTPDAPARLAAFREAGAAGDRLGIPVLPLALGPDHDRPFLPPLGRVATWDLRLAERMAASTARALRAAGLFGHLVPAGSGADRGTDASGPPAVSDPVLAATFAAARVHGAQGRTAGRTHLIDEHHVAVIAPLGVWPDGHWHERVLRTHLLAAAEAAVRAGAAAVVPSPASNAGVPTHTDVWLLRDVLRREWHFGGSVLAHPGAVGALETAYRIADGPDQAVALAMEAGVDVVGGAQVERLVALVCSGALSSWLLDDAVAAVLTVKSRLGLVAPAPATAPSGADDDEVGPAEETAARVARTAFTRSLVLLADPNAVLPLRTPRIVDVVPGTADSPDAAGLARALDAVLTRSLVRDGRAPWPEPGDVVVVVSARPEDAVRVAEGAVAAGRRCIVVVTGDRVHTLAALAATTATVLVCWRPLGEHARLLADVLTGRAEPAGRLPLALPGPAGGTAPVFPLGHGTGYTSFEYSRLAVTPAVLDGGDVVRVRCSVTNTGQRRGREVVQVYLANPTGRTVVTPEVSLAAFSTVEVAAGQTLPVTIRLPLARLAVWNRTMHHILEPGTVDVLVGRSAVDIRLRGTVTVAAHPSRRQP, from the coding sequence ATGACCGACCCCGTCCCGCCCGACGCCCCCCGAGCCCCCCGATCCCCCCGATCCCCCCGATCCCCGTGGTCCCGTGCGGTCCGCGACCTCGTCGCCGCCATGACCCTGGAGGAGAAGGCCGCCCAGACCAGCGCGACGGTGCTGCCCGCCACCGACGACGGCGCCGCTCCCGTCCCGGGCATCGGCATCGTCTACGTCCCCACCTCCACCCCGGACGCCCCCGCCCGCCTCGCCGCGTTCCGCGAAGCCGGCGCCGCGGGCGACCGGTTGGGGATCCCGGTGCTCCCGCTGGCGCTGGGCCCCGACCACGACCGGCCGTTCCTGCCGCCGCTGGGCCGGGTCGCCACGTGGGACCTGCGCCTGGCCGAGCGGATGGCCGCGTCCACCGCTCGCGCGCTGCGGGCCGCAGGCCTCTTCGGCCACCTCGTGCCCGCCGGGTCCGGCGCCGACCGCGGCACCGACGCGTCCGGGCCGCCCGCAGTGTCCGACCCGGTGCTGGCGGCCACCTTCGCCGCCGCGCGCGTCCACGGCGCGCAGGGCCGGACGGCGGGCCGGACCCACCTCATCGACGAGCACCACGTCGCCGTCATCGCCCCGCTCGGGGTCTGGCCCGACGGGCACTGGCACGAACGCGTGCTGCGCACCCACCTGCTGGCCGCCGCCGAGGCCGCGGTGCGGGCGGGGGCCGCCGCGGTGGTGCCGTCGCCCGCGAGCAACGCCGGGGTGCCCACGCACACCGACGTGTGGCTGCTGCGCGACGTCCTGCGCCGTGAGTGGCACTTCGGCGGCTCGGTGCTCGCCCACCCCGGGGCCGTCGGCGCGCTGGAGACGGCCTACCGCATCGCGGACGGTCCCGACCAGGCCGTCGCGCTGGCGATGGAGGCGGGCGTCGACGTCGTCGGCGGGGCGCAGGTGGAGCGGCTCGTCGCGCTGGTGTGCAGCGGGGCGCTGTCGTCGTGGCTGCTCGACGACGCCGTCGCCGCCGTGCTGACGGTGAAGTCGCGGCTCGGCCTGGTCGCACCCGCACCCGCGACCGCGCCGTCCGGCGCGGACGACGACGAGGTCGGCCCCGCTGAGGAGACGGCGGCCCGGGTCGCGCGCACGGCGTTCACCCGGTCGCTGGTCCTGCTCGCCGACCCGAACGCCGTCCTGCCGCTGCGGACGCCCCGCATCGTCGACGTCGTGCCGGGCACGGCCGACTCGCCCGACGCGGCCGGGCTGGCCCGCGCGCTCGACGCGGTACTGACCCGGAGCCTGGTGCGCGACGGCCGGGCCCCGTGGCCCGAACCGGGCGACGTCGTCGTGGTGGTCTCCGCCCGGCCCGAGGACGCCGTGCGGGTCGCGGAGGGCGCGGTCGCCGCCGGGCGGCGCTGCATCGTCGTCGTCACCGGGGACCGCGTCCACACCCTCGCGGCGCTCGCCGCGACCACCGCCACCGTGCTCGTCTGCTGGCGCCCCCTCGGCGAGCACGCCCGGCTCCTCGCCGACGTGCTCACCGGGCGCGCCGAGCCCGCGGGCCGCCTCCCGCTGGCCCTGCCCGGCCCGGCGGGGGGCACCGCCCCCGTCTTCCCGCTGGGCCACGGCACCGGCTACACGTCGTTCGAGTACTCGCGGCTGGCCGTCACCCCGGCCGTGCTCGACGGCGGCGACGTCGTCCGCGTGCGCTGCTCGGTCACCAACACCGGGCAGCGCCGCGGCCGCGAGGTGGTGCAGGTCTACCTGGCCAACCCGACCGGGCGGACGGTCGTCACGCCGGAGGTCTCGCTCGCCGCCTTCTCCACCGTCGAGGTCGCCGCGGGGCAGACCCTTCCGGTGACGATCCGGCTGCCGCTGGCGCGACTGGCCGTCTGGAACCGCACGATGCACCACATCCTCGAACCCGGCACCGTCGACGTGCTGGTGGGCCGCTCGGCCGTCGACATCCGGCTGCGCGGCACGGTGACGGTCGCGGCGCACCCGTCGCGCAGGCAGCCCTGA
- a CDS encoding VOC family protein, whose product MGGAVRGGDAAPHRRPRALLGLWPEPGPRRGKSRLHLEVRPDAGGGDVAVRVAGWGATPLTASGDHPWQRFADPSGNEFCVLGRAAATP is encoded by the coding sequence GTGGGCGGGGCGGTCCGGGGCGGTGACGCTGCGCCACACCGCCGGCCTCGGGCCCTCCTCGGGCTCTGGCCCGAGCCCGGGCCGCGGCGCGGGAAGAGCCGCCTGCACCTCGAGGTCCGGCCCGACGCCGGGGGTGGCGACGTCGCGGTGCGCGTCGCCGGGTGGGGGGCCACGCCGCTCACCGCCTCGGGTGACCATCCGTGGCAGAGGTTCGCCGATCCCTCCGGCAACGAGTTCTGCGTCCTGGGCCGGGCGGCGGCCACCCCCTGA
- a CDS encoding GNAT family N-acetyltransferase, with product MLIRDATPDDWDAIWPFLREIVAAGETYTLPRDITEDRARAVWMLTPPSATFVAVDDDGTVLGSAKAGPNQLGPGSHVGTGSFMVDPAIARRGVGRALGEHVIAWSAAQGFRAIQFNAVVETNTRALALWHSLGFATVGVVPGAFAHPEHGDVGLTVMHRPLDGPAAVQRRPPAGLPRTGR from the coding sequence GTGCTGATCCGTGACGCGACCCCGGACGACTGGGACGCGATCTGGCCGTTCCTGCGCGAGATCGTGGCCGCGGGCGAGACCTACACCCTCCCCCGCGACATCACCGAGGACCGCGCCCGCGCGGTGTGGATGCTGACGCCGCCGAGCGCCACCTTCGTCGCGGTCGACGACGACGGCACGGTGCTCGGCAGCGCCAAGGCCGGCCCCAACCAGCTCGGGCCGGGCTCGCACGTGGGGACGGGCAGCTTCATGGTCGACCCGGCGATCGCGCGCCGCGGCGTGGGCCGGGCGCTGGGCGAGCACGTGATCGCCTGGTCGGCGGCGCAGGGGTTCCGGGCCATCCAGTTCAACGCGGTCGTGGAGACCAACACGCGGGCACTCGCGCTGTGGCACTCACTGGGGTTCGCGACCGTCGGGGTGGTGCCGGGGGCGTTCGCCCATCCCGAGCACGGCGACGTGGGCCTGACCGTCATGCACCGGCCTCTCGACGGCCCCGCGGCGGTCCAGCGTCGCCCGCCCGCCGGCCTCCCCCGGACGGGACGGTGA